One genomic segment of Scophthalmus maximus strain ysfricsl-2021 chromosome 3, ASM2237912v1, whole genome shotgun sequence includes these proteins:
- the naca gene encoding nascent polypeptide-associated complex subunit alpha isoform X2, translated as MPGEATETVPVTEQEMQQPQVETAPPPAPASSQQPKAASGAAKPKGKDAKSVQGSSAPKAVPGRRKRSSMSASSSSPTSPKSTPSSTPLSPVISPLASSPASSNQAHRSAPKVVKAGKQGKPKKGEAFVPVPEECKVPAAIVKPVEASAKQTVVEAKHAPAETKKPSAPAAKPVAAPAAFKVTSKPAVAAPVSFSETLASSPPKSFDVKATIAKAAPVTAAADDLPPLIPPENPVKMPVFVPPVEKEGIKLTAVKADKPALIEAAKPAAYQAVKVEPPSKPAPAEAPKPVAKAKPAPVEAPKPVAKAKPAPLEAPKPVAVAAPKPAPVEAAKPVAVEAPKPVAKAKPAPVEAPKPVAVAAPKPVAVEAPKPVAKAKPVPVEAPKPVAVDAPKPVAVETPKPAAEAPKPVHEAKPADVKAPKPVAVKAPKPAAEAKPAAVEALKLVPEAKPADVKAPKPVADVKAPKPVADVKAPKSAAEAKPAAVEAPKTVAEANPADAKAPKPVSKAKPADVKAPKPLPEAKPAAVEAPKPVAEAKPAPVEAAKPVTKATPAPVKVPKPVEETKAAPVEALKPAVDSKPAAAEVTKPAPVMADKPVTEAKLVEVKAAPAEVAKPEKPAAEPSSAPLKPAQVEPAVPAPAPRKLTFAEAVAKPAPVKPEVEVISTTPSEPISSPKPAKTPAKVESEIKNDKGSGTESDSDDSVPDLEEQDSAQTQTQQAQLAAAAEIDEEPVSKAKQSRSEKKARKAMSKLGLRQVTGVTRVTIRKSKNILFVITKPDVYKSPASDTYIVFGEAKIEDLSQQAQLAAAEKFKVQGEAVSNIQENTQTPTVQEESEEEEVDETGVEVKDIELVMSQANVSRAKAVRALKNNNNDIVNAIMELTM; from the exons ATGCCCGGCGAAGCCACAGAAACGGTCCCAGTCACCGAGCAGGAGATGCAGCAGCCTCAAGTGGAGACTG CTCCACCTCCTGCCCCAGCTTCCTCTCAGCAACCTAAGGCAGCTTCTGGCGCTGCTAAGCCCAAAGGCAAAGATGCCAAGAGTGTGCAGGGTTCCTCTGCCCCAAAGGCTGTCCCTGGCAGAAGAAAACGCTCTTCTAtgtctgcctcttcctcctctcccacttcACCAAAATCTACTCCCTCCTCTACCCCCCTGTCACCTGTGATCTCTCCCCTAGCCTCCTCACCTGCAAGTTCTAATCAGGCTCACCGCTCCGCCCCCAAAGTTGTCAAGGCTGGCAAACAAGGAAAACCTAAGAAAGGAGAGGCATTTGTGCCTGTCCCCGAAGAGTGCAAGGTCCCTGCAGCAATTGTGAAACCAGTAGAGGCTAGTGCCAAGCAAACTGTAGTTGAAGCTAAACATGCCCCAGCTGAAACAAAGAAACCCTCAGCACCTGCTGCAAAGCCAGTAGCAGCACCAGCTGCTTTTAAAGTTACCTCAAAGCCCGCTGTCGCAGCACcagtttctttttcagaaacCCTTGCTTCTAGCCCTCCCAAATCATTTGATGTAAAAGCGACTATAGCAAAAGCTGCTCCTGTTACTGCAGCTGCTGATGATCTCCCCCCACTTATCCCACCTGAGAATCCAGTGAAGATGCCTGTATTTGTACCTCCTGTTGAGAAAGAGGGTATTAAACTTACTGCTGTTAAGGCAGATAAACCAGCTCTTATTGAAGCTGCGAAACCAGCAGCATACCAGGCTGTTAAGGTAGAACCCCCAAGCAAACCTGCTCCTGCCGAAGCTCCCAAACCAGTTGCCAAGGCCAAACCTGCTCCAGTTGAGGCTCCTAAACCAGTTGCCAAGGCCAAACCTGCTCCACTTGAGGCTCCTAAACCAGTTGCCGTTGCGGCTCCTAAACCTGCTCCAGTTGAG GCTGCCAAACCAGTTGCCGTTGAGGCTCCTAAACCAGTTGCCAAGGCTAAACCTGCTCCAGTTGAGGCTCCCAAACCAGTTGCCGTTGCGGCTCCTAAACCAGTTGCCGTTGAGGCTCCTAAACCAGTTGCCAAGGCTAAACCTGTTCCAGTTGAGGCTCCCAAACCAGTTGCCGTTGATGCTCCTAAACCAGTTGCCGTCGAGACTCCCAAACCAGCTGCCGAGGCTCCCAAACCAGTTCACGAGGCTAAACCTGCTGACGTCAAGGCTCCTAAACCAGTTGCCGTCAAGGCTCCCAAACCAGCTGCTGAGGCTAAGCCTGCTGCCGTCGAGGCTCTCAAACTAGTTCCCGAGGCTAAACCTGCTGACGTCAAGGCTCCTAAACCAGTTGCTGACGTCAAGGCTCCTAAACCAGTTGCTGACGTCAAGGCTCCCAAATCAGCTGCCGAGGCTAAGCCTGCTGCCGTCGAGGCTCCCAAAACAGTTGCCGAGGCTAACCCTGCTGATGCCAAGGCTCCCAAACCAGTTTCCAAGGCTAAACCTGCAGACGTCAAGGCTCCCAAACCACTTCCTGAGGCTAAACCTGCTGCCGTTGAGGCCCCTAAACCAGTTGCCGAGGCCAAACCGGCTCCCGTTGAGGCTGCTAAGCCAGTAACCAAGGCTACACCTGCTCCCGTTAAGGTTCCAAAACCAGTTGAAGAAACTAAAGCTGCCCCTGTTGAGGCGCTCAAGCCAGCTGTAGACTCTAAACCAGCTGCTGCCGAGGTTACCAAGCCAGCTCCTGTGATGGCTGACAAACCAGTGACTGAGGCCAAATTGGTTGAGGTCAAGGCTGCACCTGCAGAGGTTGCCAAGCCTGAAAAACCAGCAGCTGAACCTTCATCTGCTCCCTTAAAACCTGCTCAAGTTGAGCCTGCTGTTCCTGCCCCAGCCCCCCGTAAACTCACATTTGCCGAGGCGGTTGCAAAACCTGCCCCGGTTAAACCTGAGGTTGAGGTAATCAGTACAACTCCTTCTGAACCCATCTCATCACCCAAACCTGCTAAAACACCAGCCAAGGTGGAGTCTGAGATCAAGAACGACAAGg GATCTGGCACTGAGTCCGACAGTGACGACTCTGTGCCTGACCTGGAGGAACAGGactctgcacagacacaaacgcaGCAAGCTCAG CTCGCAGCAGCTGCTGAGATCGACGAGGAACCCGTCAGCAAAGCCAAACAGAGCCGCAGTGAAAAGAAGGCACGGAAG GCAATGTCAAAGCTCGGTCTCAGGCAGGTAACGGGGGTCACCAGGGTCACCATTCGCAAATCAAAGAACATCTTGTTTGTCATCACCAAACCAGACGTCTACAAGAGCCCTGCATCAGACACATACATCGTCTTCGGTGAAGCCAAG ATCGAAGATCTTTCCCAGCAGGCCCAGCTGGCAGCCGCAGAAAAATTCAAGGTCCAGGGAGAAGCCGTATCAAACATccaggaaaacacacagacgcCAACAGTACAGGAGGAAagcgaagaagaggag GTTGACGAGACCGGAGTTGAGGTCAAGGACATTGAACTCGTCATGTCGCAAGCCAACGTGTCGCGAGCGAAGGCTGTACGCgccctgaaaaacaacaataacgaCATTGTCAATGCCATTATG GAGTTGACGATGTAA
- the naca gene encoding nascent polypeptide-associated complex subunit alpha isoform X1 yields MPGEATETVPVTEQEMQQPQVETAPPPAPASSQQPKAASGAAKPKGKDAKSVQGSSAPKAVPGRRKRSSMSASSSSPTSPKSTPSSTPLSPVISPLASSPASSNQAHRSAPKVVKAGKQGKPKKGEAFVPVPEECKVPAAIVKPVEASAKQTVVEAKHAPAETKKPSAPAAKPVAAPAAFKVTSKPAVAAPVSFSETLASSPPKSFDVKATIAKAAPVTAAADDLPPLIPPENPVKMPVFVPPVEKEGIKLTAVKADKPALIEAAKPAAYQAVKVEPPSKPAPAEAPKPVAKAKPAPVEAPKPVAKAKPAPLEAPKPVAVAAPKPAPVEAPKPVAVAAPKPAPVEAAKPVAVEAPKPVAKAKPAPVEAPKPVAVAAPKPVAVEAPKPVAKAKPVPVEAPKPVAVDAPKPVAVETPKPAAEAPKPVHEAKPADVKAPKPVAVKAPKPAAEAKPAAVEALKLVPEAKPADVKAPKPVADVKAPKPVADVKAPKSAAEAKPAAVEAPKTVAEANPADAKAPKPVSKAKPADVKAPKPLPEAKPAAVEAPKPVAEAKPAPVEAAKPVTKATPAPVKVPKPVEETKAAPVEALKPAVDSKPAAAEVTKPAPVMADKPVTEAKLVEVKAAPAEVAKPEKPAAEPSSAPLKPAQVEPAVPAPAPRKLTFAEAVAKPAPVKPEVEVISTTPSEPISSPKPAKTPAKVESEIKNDKGSGTESDSDDSVPDLEEQDSAQTQTQQAQLAAAAEIDEEPVSKAKQSRSEKKARKAMSKLGLRQVTGVTRVTIRKSKNILFVITKPDVYKSPASDTYIVFGEAKIEDLSQQAQLAAAEKFKVQGEAVSNIQENTQTPTVQEESEEEEVDETGVEVKDIELVMSQANVSRAKAVRALKNNNNDIVNAIMELTM; encoded by the exons ATGCCCGGCGAAGCCACAGAAACGGTCCCAGTCACCGAGCAGGAGATGCAGCAGCCTCAAGTGGAGACTG CTCCACCTCCTGCCCCAGCTTCCTCTCAGCAACCTAAGGCAGCTTCTGGCGCTGCTAAGCCCAAAGGCAAAGATGCCAAGAGTGTGCAGGGTTCCTCTGCCCCAAAGGCTGTCCCTGGCAGAAGAAAACGCTCTTCTAtgtctgcctcttcctcctctcccacttcACCAAAATCTACTCCCTCCTCTACCCCCCTGTCACCTGTGATCTCTCCCCTAGCCTCCTCACCTGCAAGTTCTAATCAGGCTCACCGCTCCGCCCCCAAAGTTGTCAAGGCTGGCAAACAAGGAAAACCTAAGAAAGGAGAGGCATTTGTGCCTGTCCCCGAAGAGTGCAAGGTCCCTGCAGCAATTGTGAAACCAGTAGAGGCTAGTGCCAAGCAAACTGTAGTTGAAGCTAAACATGCCCCAGCTGAAACAAAGAAACCCTCAGCACCTGCTGCAAAGCCAGTAGCAGCACCAGCTGCTTTTAAAGTTACCTCAAAGCCCGCTGTCGCAGCACcagtttctttttcagaaacCCTTGCTTCTAGCCCTCCCAAATCATTTGATGTAAAAGCGACTATAGCAAAAGCTGCTCCTGTTACTGCAGCTGCTGATGATCTCCCCCCACTTATCCCACCTGAGAATCCAGTGAAGATGCCTGTATTTGTACCTCCTGTTGAGAAAGAGGGTATTAAACTTACTGCTGTTAAGGCAGATAAACCAGCTCTTATTGAAGCTGCGAAACCAGCAGCATACCAGGCTGTTAAGGTAGAACCCCCAAGCAAACCTGCTCCTGCCGAAGCTCCCAAACCAGTTGCCAAGGCCAAACCTGCTCCAGTTGAGGCTCCTAAACCAGTTGCCAAGGCCAAACCTGCTCCACTTGAGGCTCCTAAACCAGTTGCCGTTGCGGCTCCTAAACCTGCTCCAGTTGAGGCTCCCAAACCAGTTGCCGTTGCGGCTCCTAAACCTGCTCCAGTTGAGGCTGCCAAACCAGTTGCCGTTGAGGCTCCTAAACCAGTTGCCAAGGCTAAACCTGCTCCAGTTGAGGCTCCCAAACCAGTTGCCGTTGCGGCTCCTAAACCAGTTGCCGTTGAGGCTCCTAAACCAGTTGCCAAGGCTAAACCTGTTCCAGTTGAGGCTCCCAAACCAGTTGCCGTTGATGCTCCTAAACCAGTTGCCGTCGAGACTCCCAAACCAGCTGCCGAGGCTCCCAAACCAGTTCACGAGGCTAAACCTGCTGACGTCAAGGCTCCTAAACCAGTTGCCGTCAAGGCTCCCAAACCAGCTGCTGAGGCTAAGCCTGCTGCCGTCGAGGCTCTCAAACTAGTTCCCGAGGCTAAACCTGCTGACGTCAAGGCTCCTAAACCAGTTGCTGACGTCAAGGCTCCTAAACCAGTTGCTGACGTCAAGGCTCCCAAATCAGCTGCCGAGGCTAAGCCTGCTGCCGTCGAGGCTCCCAAAACAGTTGCCGAGGCTAACCCTGCTGATGCCAAGGCTCCCAAACCAGTTTCCAAGGCTAAACCTGCAGACGTCAAGGCTCCCAAACCACTTCCTGAGGCTAAACCTGCTGCCGTTGAGGCCCCTAAACCAGTTGCCGAGGCCAAACCGGCTCCCGTTGAGGCTGCTAAGCCAGTAACCAAGGCTACACCTGCTCCCGTTAAGGTTCCAAAACCAGTTGAAGAAACTAAAGCTGCCCCTGTTGAGGCGCTCAAGCCAGCTGTAGACTCTAAACCAGCTGCTGCCGAGGTTACCAAGCCAGCTCCTGTGATGGCTGACAAACCAGTGACTGAGGCCAAATTGGTTGAGGTCAAGGCTGCACCTGCAGAGGTTGCCAAGCCTGAAAAACCAGCAGCTGAACCTTCATCTGCTCCCTTAAAACCTGCTCAAGTTGAGCCTGCTGTTCCTGCCCCAGCCCCCCGTAAACTCACATTTGCCGAGGCGGTTGCAAAACCTGCCCCGGTTAAACCTGAGGTTGAGGTAATCAGTACAACTCCTTCTGAACCCATCTCATCACCCAAACCTGCTAAAACACCAGCCAAGGTGGAGTCTGAGATCAAGAACGACAAGg GATCTGGCACTGAGTCCGACAGTGACGACTCTGTGCCTGACCTGGAGGAACAGGactctgcacagacacaaacgcaGCAAGCTCAG CTCGCAGCAGCTGCTGAGATCGACGAGGAACCCGTCAGCAAAGCCAAACAGAGCCGCAGTGAAAAGAAGGCACGGAAG GCAATGTCAAAGCTCGGTCTCAGGCAGGTAACGGGGGTCACCAGGGTCACCATTCGCAAATCAAAGAACATCTTGTTTGTCATCACCAAACCAGACGTCTACAAGAGCCCTGCATCAGACACATACATCGTCTTCGGTGAAGCCAAG ATCGAAGATCTTTCCCAGCAGGCCCAGCTGGCAGCCGCAGAAAAATTCAAGGTCCAGGGAGAAGCCGTATCAAACATccaggaaaacacacagacgcCAACAGTACAGGAGGAAagcgaagaagaggag GTTGACGAGACCGGAGTTGAGGTCAAGGACATTGAACTCGTCATGTCGCAAGCCAACGTGTCGCGAGCGAAGGCTGTACGCgccctgaaaaacaacaataacgaCATTGTCAATGCCATTATG GAGTTGACGATGTAA
- the naca gene encoding nascent polypeptide-associated complex subunit alpha isoform X3, with protein MPGEATETVPVTEQEMQQPQVETATGVLTTTPAETAVPTVVKEIPLENPPETPVSAQEISSPEDASMYTRIDQPNGVAATEEMTKQTEESGSEVTPVSQQEATADPAGDLVSEPVPEESVPSAEVPTEEVQSQEPMVDVEELAGEEAKQISVEEKPSREEPETVAENIPDDPKPSAPEDVSVNSEDGNPALNAAQEEVLPGDVNINVAAQEEILDDKEPVIRLSKAVQSKGTSKCEGPPIATCHLSGSGTESDSDDSVPDLEEQDSAQTQTQQAQLAAAAEIDEEPVSKAKQSRSEKKARKAMSKLGLRQVTGVTRVTIRKSKNILFVITKPDVYKSPASDTYIVFGEAKIEDLSQQAQLAAAEKFKVQGEAVSNIQENTQTPTVQEESEEEEVDETGVEVKDIELVMSQANVSRAKAVRALKNNNNDIVNAIMELTM; from the exons ATGCCCGGCGAAGCCACAGAAACGGTCCCAGTCACCGAGCAGGAGATGCAGCAGCCTCAAGTGGAGACTG CTACAGGAGTATTGACTACTACTCCCGCTGAGACGGCTGTTCCTACAGTGGTCAAAGAAATCCCCCTGGAGAATCCTCCAGAAACCCCCGTTTCTGCTCAGGAGATCAGCTCCCCAGAAGACGCTAGCATGTACACTAGAATTGATCAACCAAACGGTGTTGCTGCAACTGAAGAAATGACCAAGCAAACGGAAGAGAGTGGGTCTGAAGTGACACCCGTTTCCCAGCAAGAGGCAACTGCTGACCCAGCAGGGGATTTAGTAAGTGAGCCAGTTCCTGAAGAGTCTGTGCCATCAGCTGAGGTTCCAACTGAAGAGGTACAAAGTCAGGAGCCGATGGTTGATGTGGAAGAATTGGCCGGCGAAGAGGCGAAGCAGATTTCGGTTGAAGAAAAACCCTCTAGAGAAGAGCCAGAAACAGTGGCAGAAAATATTCCCGATGACCCAAAACCATCTGCCCCTGAAGACGTCAGTGTAAACAGTGAAGACGGGAACCCGGCCCTGAATGCAGCTCAAGAAGAAGTATTGCCCGGTGATGTGAACATCAATGTGGCTGCTCAAGAGGAAATTCTTGACGACAAAGAACCTGTCATACGTCTGTCCAAGGCCGTTCAATCAAAGGGGACCTCCAAATGTGAAGGCCCACCTATTGCCACTTGCCACTTGTCAG GATCTGGCACTGAGTCCGACAGTGACGACTCTGTGCCTGACCTGGAGGAACAGGactctgcacagacacaaacgcaGCAAGCTCAG CTCGCAGCAGCTGCTGAGATCGACGAGGAACCCGTCAGCAAAGCCAAACAGAGCCGCAGTGAAAAGAAGGCACGGAAG GCAATGTCAAAGCTCGGTCTCAGGCAGGTAACGGGGGTCACCAGGGTCACCATTCGCAAATCAAAGAACATCTTGTTTGTCATCACCAAACCAGACGTCTACAAGAGCCCTGCATCAGACACATACATCGTCTTCGGTGAAGCCAAG ATCGAAGATCTTTCCCAGCAGGCCCAGCTGGCAGCCGCAGAAAAATTCAAGGTCCAGGGAGAAGCCGTATCAAACATccaggaaaacacacagacgcCAACAGTACAGGAGGAAagcgaagaagaggag GTTGACGAGACCGGAGTTGAGGTCAAGGACATTGAACTCGTCATGTCGCAAGCCAACGTGTCGCGAGCGAAGGCTGTACGCgccctgaaaaacaacaataacgaCATTGTCAATGCCATTATG GAGTTGACGATGTAA
- the naca gene encoding nascent polypeptide-associated complex subunit alpha isoform X4, with protein MPGEATETVPVTEQEMQQPQVETGSGTESDSDDSVPDLEEQDSAQTQTQQAQLAAAAEIDEEPVSKAKQSRSEKKARKAMSKLGLRQVTGVTRVTIRKSKNILFVITKPDVYKSPASDTYIVFGEAKIEDLSQQAQLAAAEKFKVQGEAVSNIQENTQTPTVQEESEEEEVDETGVEVKDIELVMSQANVSRAKAVRALKNNNNDIVNAIMELTM; from the exons ATGCCCGGCGAAGCCACAGAAACGGTCCCAGTCACCGAGCAGGAGATGCAGCAGCCTCAAGTGGAGACTG GATCTGGCACTGAGTCCGACAGTGACGACTCTGTGCCTGACCTGGAGGAACAGGactctgcacagacacaaacgcaGCAAGCTCAG CTCGCAGCAGCTGCTGAGATCGACGAGGAACCCGTCAGCAAAGCCAAACAGAGCCGCAGTGAAAAGAAGGCACGGAAG GCAATGTCAAAGCTCGGTCTCAGGCAGGTAACGGGGGTCACCAGGGTCACCATTCGCAAATCAAAGAACATCTTGTTTGTCATCACCAAACCAGACGTCTACAAGAGCCCTGCATCAGACACATACATCGTCTTCGGTGAAGCCAAG ATCGAAGATCTTTCCCAGCAGGCCCAGCTGGCAGCCGCAGAAAAATTCAAGGTCCAGGGAGAAGCCGTATCAAACATccaggaaaacacacagacgcCAACAGTACAGGAGGAAagcgaagaagaggag GTTGACGAGACCGGAGTTGAGGTCAAGGACATTGAACTCGTCATGTCGCAAGCCAACGTGTCGCGAGCGAAGGCTGTACGCgccctgaaaaacaacaataacgaCATTGTCAATGCCATTATG GAGTTGACGATGTAA
- the ptges3b gene encoding prostaglandin E synthase 3b encodes MHPATAKWYDRRDSVFIEFYVADSKDVKVNFDKAKFGFSCLAGTDNVKHENEIDLFDAIDENESKHKCTGRSVLCYLRKAQPGKPWPRLTKEKAKLSWLSVDFSNWKDWEDDSDEEMVNANPLSDLMSNMGGEEDLDLEGPEDDESADSDDEKMPDLE; translated from the exons AT GCATCCAGCTACAGCCAAGTGGTACGACCGGAGGGACTCTGTTTTTATAGAGTTCTATGTAGCCGACAGCAAAGATGTTAAAGTCAATTTTGATAAGGCAAAGTTTGGTTTCAG ttgTCTTGCGGGAACTGACAATGTCAAACATGAGAACGAAATAGACCTTTTTGACGCCATCGACGAAAAT GAatccaaacacaaatgcacaggtCGCTCGGTGCTGTGCTACTTAAGAAAAGCGCAGCCGGGGAAGCCGTGGCCGAGGCTAACGAAAGAGAAGGCGAAG ctgaGTTGGCTCAGTGTCGACTTCAGCAACTGGAAAGACTGGGAGGATGACTCAGACGAGGAAATGGTCAACGCCAACCCGCTCTCAGAC CTGATGAGCAACATGGGAGGTGAAGAAGACCTAGATCTAGAAGGCCCAGAGGAC GATGAGTCTGCAGATAGCGACGATGAAA aaaTGCCTGATTTGGAATAG